A segment of the Thermococcus sp. genome:
GAAGGAACCATAGAGGACCTTCTCAACGGCTACTCACTTCTCTACGAGAGAGAGGAAATCGAGATCAAAGAGGTGGAGGAGAAACTGAAAGAGAAGATCATAGAGAAACTCCAGACAAGGATTGAAGACGTGAAAAAGGCCTTTAAGACGGACAAGGTCAAACCCGTTGTCCGTTTCGGCTTCCCCTGGGAGGAGATAGTGAATGTTGCTGAGGAGGAGGACGTCTCCCTCATAATCCTCCCAACCCACGGAAAGCTTGGCTTCTCCAAGGAACTCATCGGCTCAACCGTGATGCGCGTGCTGAAGAAAACTTTCAGACCAGTCATGCTCATAAAGCCAAAGTGCAGGTGCGGGGGGGATGAGGAATGAACTGGTTGAAGTTTAAGAACCACCTTGATAAGTACCTGCCGGTTTACGTTATCCTTGCCATGATAGCCGGCTTCTACGTGGGAACTCATACCAACCTAAAGCCCTACCACGAGACGCTCAGGACCCTCAACATGCTCGTCGTCATCAGCATGATCTATCCGATGATGATCAACCTCCGCCTCGGGGAGCTTAAGAACAGTGCAAAACTTGGAAAACAGCTTGCCATAGCCCTCGCGATGGGGCTTGTGATCTCCCCGCTCATCATGTACGGTGCGATATGGCTGACCGGCTTATTTCACCCGGTAAACCACATGCTCGCCCTCGGGCTTCTCTTGGCGGTAGTTGTTCCCTGCTCTTCGATGAGCATAGCCTACACCGGATTCACCAAGGGCAACATTGAGCTGGCGACCATTGTCGTTGCCCTCAGCTTCACCCTCGCCATAGTTACAGTTCCAGCGTGGCTGAAGATATTCGCTTCCAGCTATCACATCCCGATCTCAGTCTGGCTCCTCGTCAAGACCATCATCATCGTCGTCATAACGCCCATGATACTCGGAGTCCTCACGAGGGCCTATCTTATGGGGAAACTCGGCCCGGAGGGCTTCCTAAGGATTAAACCAGCGTTCCCTGCAATTTCGCTTCTCGGCATGTACACCATCGTCTTCCTAATCTTCATGGAGAAGGCGAGGCTCATAGCGGCGAAGCCAGAAATAGTGGGGATTGCCCTCATTCCACTGGCCCTTTACTACATCATTGCCCTCCTCTTCATGACCATCGTTGACCGGGCTACGGGGATACTCTACAAGGATCACATGGGTATAACCTTCACCTCAGTTGGGAAGAACGAGGGAACTGCAATGGCGATAGCCCTCGCCGCTGGAACCGGACTGATGGCCATAGCCCCGGCGGTGACCCCAATAGCCCAGATACCTTTCCTGGTCGGCTACGTCAAGATCTGGAAAGCAATAGCAGGGATGTGGAAGTGCAAACTCAAGGACGAAGAAGCCGTTCCTGAAGGGGCATGATTTAAATTTTTCCCTAATCCTTTTTACGCCCTTTGTTGTAAAGAACCTCTTGAGGGTGAGGAAAATGAGGGTGCTCCTTATTCTTCCTCCAACGGATAGTGCAATAAAGCGGGTTGTAGGAACGACGGGCCCTCCACTAGGCTTGGCCTATCTTGCCTCCATGGTTCGTGATGAACACGATGTCAAGATAGTCGACGGGATAGCCGAGGACTTAACCTTTGAAGACGTCATGAAGATAATAAAACACTATGACCCGGATATGGTTGGAATAACCGCCACAACTTCAGCTATGTATGATGCCTATGCTATTGCGAGGATAACCAAGAACTTCAACGAAAACATCTTCGTAGTAATGGGGGGTCCACATGTTACGTTTACGCCAGAACTGACGATGAGGGAGTGCCCGTGCATCGACGCAGTGGTAAGAGGAGAAGGTGAGCTAACCTTTAAAGAACTCGTGGATGCAGTTGATAAGGGCCGCCCCCTAAGGGGAATCCTCGGGTTATCCTACCAAGAGGGGAACGGTAAGATACGAAACGAGCCTCCGAGACCACTCATAAAGAACGTAGACGAAATTCCAATGCCCTCCTATGACCTCCTTCCTATGGGCAAATACGTCGCCGATAAAACTCCATTTGGCACTATAATGACAAGCAGAGGTTGCCCCTTCAACTGCGCATTCTGCTCCTCCTCGCTCCAGTTCGGGAAGCGGTGGCGCGGTCACAGCGTCGAAAGGGTACTGGAGGAGCTTTCAATACTCCGCTACGAGTATGGCAGGAGGGAAATAGAGTTTTTGGACGATACGTTCACCCTTAACAAGAAGAGGGCAGTTGATATCCCCGTAAAA
Coding sequences within it:
- a CDS encoding universal stress protein — its product is MFRKVLFPTDFSEGSYRAAKRFERTNEVPVGEVVLLHVIDEGTIEDLLNGYSLLYEREEIEIKEVEEKLKEKIIEKLQTRIEDVKKAFKTDKVKPVVRFGFPWEEIVNVAEEEDVSLIILPTHGKLGFSKELIGSTVMRVLKKTFRPVMLIKPKCRCGGDEE
- a CDS encoding arsenic resistance protein — encoded protein: MNWLKFKNHLDKYLPVYVILAMIAGFYVGTHTNLKPYHETLRTLNMLVVISMIYPMMINLRLGELKNSAKLGKQLAIALAMGLVISPLIMYGAIWLTGLFHPVNHMLALGLLLAVVVPCSSMSIAYTGFTKGNIELATIVVALSFTLAIVTVPAWLKIFASSYHIPISVWLLVKTIIIVVITPMILGVLTRAYLMGKLGPEGFLRIKPAFPAISLLGMYTIVFLIFMEKARLIAAKPEIVGIALIPLALYYIIALLFMTIVDRATGILYKDHMGITFTSVGKNEGTAMAIALAAGTGLMAIAPAVTPIAQIPFLVGYVKIWKAIAGMWKCKLKDEEAVPEGA
- a CDS encoding radical SAM protein — protein: MRVLLILPPTDSAIKRVVGTTGPPLGLAYLASMVRDEHDVKIVDGIAEDLTFEDVMKIIKHYDPDMVGITATTSAMYDAYAIARITKNFNENIFVVMGGPHVTFTPELTMRECPCIDAVVRGEGELTFKELVDAVDKGRPLRGILGLSYQEGNGKIRNEPPRPLIKNVDEIPMPSYDLLPMGKYVADKTPFGTIMTSRGCPFNCAFCSSSLQFGKRWRGHSVERVLEELSILRYEYGRREIEFLDDTFTLNKKRAVDIPVKIKEEGLDITWTASSRVNTFNEKIARAMKAGGCHTVYFGIESGSQKTLDFIGKGITPEQSVDAVKTAKKVGLQALGSFIIGFPEETRTEAETTIKFAKKVGVDFAQFTIATPYPGTRLWTYAIQNSLLLTRNWRRYTTIDPVMKLKYFTPEGISKMLRRAYLSFYLRPKILIKDLIERHGFILKRAIRGILSVYYDTKRSKEASKIPLKAVSFD